The Stegostoma tigrinum isolate sSteTig4 chromosome 9, sSteTig4.hap1, whole genome shotgun sequence genome segment TGACCAGTGGCAGATCTGGAAGACTCCATGGCACTACAAGCTCAACAGTTGGCTGGTGAGAGGTAAGAGATCCTCCAAATAGAGTGATCTCTTCAAAGAGACAAGGATGGCAACAAGACACACCTCATTAAACCTCTTCCCCTCGCCAAATATGGTCAATATAAACAATTCTCAGATCAGCATGAACGGGGATATCCATGAACTGCCAATTCTTTATCTTGCAACTGTTTCTTAAAATGCtccaaaaacaaagaaaaactaaTACCAAAAGAACTGCTACTTGGAGCATTAGAACAGCAAGCCAGGAGCAGAAAACAATTCAAGGAATGTACAGATCAATGATTTGCACAATGAAGTCCTTATCTATTCAggtggagagaaacaaaaaagtgGCTTTTTGTCACAAAATTGCAAGCCTGTTAAGGATACTGAGCTTTTTTGGGACAATTCTCTGTCAAAATAGCTGCTGCATCTTGAGAATTATTGAATTAAGCATATAATTGCATAATTCAAAGTGCAGCTGCTGAGGATCCCAAAGCCATCATGAGTTAGATCAAGCTAGACAACACTGCAGTTCGAGATATCAGCATGGTCATGGGACTTCTTGGGGAAAGGTAACATGTAAGTTCTTATATCTAAGGTAGTGTTGGCACCAGAGCAGACAAGTTATGACAAAAACTACAGTTTAAATATCACCCCAGGCAAAGTTGGTTTCTGGAATTTCTGGACAGCCAAATGAATTAGATCACCTAACACAATAAAAACATTTTAGAAATTCCACTAACCAGCCAAAATAATAGAGATGTAGACTGTGACAGAAATGTCATGTCAGTGGTTACAACAATTTATgatcaaagtaaaacaaaatgaaagctgGTTCTCAGATGATGGGAAGACTTTCTTATTAAAAAGGAGTGGATGCAAATAATCACTTTTCAAAGTTGCTGGCAGAGGAATCAATTAAGTTATTAAAACCTCCTTGAACACAGAAGAGCAAGTTTCATGGAAAGTACAAAAACGAAGGTTTCTACAAAATGAAGTGTTCAAGCAATCACGGAGTTAAGAAAATTTCAGAAcccaacagaaaacaaaaaaaagtatgcAGAATGAAAGCTGGCAGAATGACAAATGCATTTCAATTGTGACAATGAAAAACTTGGAAGCCTAAAGCAATTCACCAACTTAAATTTTAGGAAAGGCTGCAATTTGTAGCTCAAGTGGATGTTTGAAAACAGAATCGTTTGATTCTCACAGAAAAGGTCAAAAATCAGGGACAGAttgagtaaacaaaaaaaaaaaatcgcaTGACAATGTTTGAGGGCTTCGAACAAAAATAAAGGCAGACCAGAGATGAAGAAAGGGAAAAGGGGATCTTGGGCTGATAAGCGTCAGGACTGGATGAAATAACAAAGATGAATGAGGCAACAGAAGAGCTGAAGAACCATCAAGAAACAACACTAGCTTTATCCCTGAAGGTCTGAGTGTTTTTGTCATTCTGCCAACAAAATTAATGTAATAGAAGGCAAAATACATTGAATATTCAACCTAGGTGAGCAAACAGCAAAAACGTCAAGCAGAGAATCTTAAGGAGTTGCAATTAGAGAGGAAATCAAATCAGATTTCAGGCATGCTTCATGGCTTTGTAGCAGATAAAATGAacattaaaatataattttgtttaaaaaagtcaGAGCAACTAATGTGCAAAACCACTTCTACTTACCTTTGATCAAATGCTTCCATTTAACTACAAGAAAGATAAAGAGCAAGGACATTCCAGAACGTAACATGATTAATTACATTCTAACTTCCATTTACTAAGTATTTCCAGGAAGCACAACAGCATGCTATTGTCGAAAGCAAACCTCAAGAAACATCAACTTGAAACAAGAATGTGTGTACTAATGTTGTGTTTGGTTAGCAATGAACTATCAATGTAAAGTTCGGAatattggcaaaaaaaaaggaagaaagtcaACAGCTTTGAAAAGTGATGCTGAAAAAGGCTCATGGTAAGCCAGGTGAGAAAAGAACTAATGAAGAATCACTGAACAAGACCCAAGAAAACTTTAAAACAATATCAAAAAGACAACATGTTTTGGACATGAACTGGGGTCAGAGTGCCTAATCATTCAAAGGATTTAGCAGAACAAgatgttgacagtgaaggaagaccCAGATTAACTATAAAAGACTCAGTTAAATAGAAATCAAATGAGGTTTATCCACTACTACAGGTCAAAAAGTTAATGGCCACCTACACCATTTGGCATAAAACTTGAACAATGACAGACTTCCAGGAAGCATTTTTGCCAGTTTGATTCCCAATCAGCAACACAACAGTGAGGCAGAGGTCAAGGGTTCAATCACTGCCGGAGATTCTGTTTCTAACACTAATTGTAACTAATGCAATCCTTGGCACCCAGAGGATCAGCTGTAATCACTGATCCATAAGGAGTCAGTGCTGTTGATAACAGCATGATATTCAGCCTCAGTCCCTGGATTAGAGGGGTTAAACAGTTGAGGTTTATATGCATTTTCACAAATGCAGTCATGAGTATGTACTTATGGGACCCAAGCAAATGAGGGGGTACCTCTAATGGTTTTGGGGATTGGGCACGGTGGGGGGAAAGCAGTATATCATTTGTGGTCTGGTTTACATTATGAATTCAATATGTAAACATTCCACTCACTGATATTTTCACACATTCGCCCATGGGAGTACAGGCTGAGATATGTTCCTACTTCCATTTACTAAAATATTCAGGAAGCACAGTAGATTCCTACTTACACTTTTGTTTTACAAATACACCAATTACAACAGCATTTGGTCCCACCTGTGAACAACTGCAAGCCAAAATATTGAAACTCAAAGCTGACTCACCAGGGATCCTACAGTCATTGTAGTGACTTACTGCAGTCATAGCAAAGATTGCTACTGGGTTCCAAACTCTCAGCCACAAAAAGGTCCATGTTTTTCATGCTTATCAGTAATCAAAATGTCAGTGGCCCAGCAGAACAGTTGCAAGGCTCAATGGAAAGGAGATCTTGTAAGTGTAGTGGATGATGAAAGGCCTTTTCCGTTGTTCCACAGAAAACGTGGAGTTTGAGACAGAAGCATTACAGCATCAGTTTTAATGGCATTTCCACATTCTCTTGTCTAAGCATCATTGCTCAAACATCATGGCTAAAAATCAAACAATCACTATCAGCAGGCATGACAACATGCAGTCTGAATAGCTTTCAGATTAATAAACGGTCTCATGCTCCAAATTCACCATACTACGGTCAGAGACAATTTAAGAATGAAGTATCAAAATAGTACAGTGGCAACATTCTCCACAAAAATGGAGGCTTCAAGTCCCATTCTACCCATTTGAGAAGATAATCTAGGCTCAAACTCCAGTGCACCATTGAGGAAAGGGTATGTTTCAGCTTTAAGAGAAAACAGCGCATTTGTTCTCTTAGATGAATGTATATGATCTATAAAATGTACTAACTGATTCTTGATCACTGAGGGAAAATAAAGGGTTTGGGCAAAGGGCAGGGGAGCAGACatgaggagtgttggatcagccacaCCTCTATTGAAGAGCAAGGCAGGtgaagggccaaacagcctgccccattccttttttttaaaaatgatctgaCGGTAACTGGTTATCAAATATGTTTTGAACATCCTAGGAATGGGAAAGAGAAAAAGTTATGCAAGttttttcaattttaaatcaTTTTGTCCTGATTAGTCTGTTTCAAATTCTGTTATGTCGAGATGATGAATTTTTAAGTTGGACAGGAAACTTGAAATTGAGcttaaatttatttcattctaATATTTTCAAATTATAACAGAACATTGTGAGCAAAAAGGAGAGAAATTCATTTGTAGCAAAAAAATGAACCTGACATAAAAGAGgtacctttttaaaaatcattaccTGCTTCAGGATGTTGTTTGCTCTGCTGCAGCTTTTACACGTTCTAAAGTAGAGGACTGATCCATTTGGTGTCCACTTTGCATTTCTTGACTCTCTTGTTTTTCAACTGCTTCAATTGTCTGGTTTTTATCAGATTCTTTATCATTTTTGTGACCAATGGATTCCATCACATCACTCTCCGACTTCTCATCTGCAGCTTTTGATGTTTGTTCTTTAACCTGTTGACTGGCTTTTACAGATTGGCCTTTTTCCTCAGTCAGTTCTAGAGATGGTGGTCTTCCTTCAGGGGTTTTCAATGACTCGCAACATTCTACTTCAGTCACTTTTGACCCATCAGACACTAGTACAGACTCAttagtttctctctccatttccaCTGATGCCATATCTTCAGTCTCAAGTGGTTTCTGGTCACCCTCAATAGTTTTCTCACTTACCAACTCAGTTGTATGAACTACCACTACTTTTTGCTCTAAAGCTTCAGTGCCCTTGCTGTCTTGGGTTTGCACACTATCATCAATTTCATCATCCTTTTCTTCTGTTGAGATCATTTGTACTTCTGGCATCTTTTCTTCCACATCTTTATACATCTTTTTACTGTCTTTATCCTGTTCAGAAGAAACAGGATCTACTTGTCCCTCTGTTATTTCAGTTGACTTCATGACACCCTTCATTGGGTCCTCAGTTATCATGGTACTTGACTGTTCCATCGTCCTGGTTTGACTGACTTCTACATCAGTCTCCATTTCTAAGGATGCCAATTTCTGTTCTTCTCCTTCAGTTCTGTGATTAACCAGGTCAGCTATGAGCTGCTCAGTGCTGGAGAACAGTTGCTTCTGCCCATCAACAGTCGAGTCTACTTCACTTTCCACAGCAGAGTCTGCCAAGGTGCCAGCCGCTGCATCTATCGCTACCTCCACAATGGCAGCCGCAGTTTCTACTACGGGTCCGTGTAGAATAACATCGGGTTCAGCTGCTGGGATAAGCTGATCTACAGCTCTCAGCTCTGGAAGCTGCGTCACCACTGATCCCACAGTCTCTGCAATGACCTGTTCTTCTACAGCAGCTGCAGTCACAGGGAAAGCCACTTCACGGGACTCTGAACTCTCAGCTACATAAGGCTCCGTTGTTAAGGTCACAGTCTCATTTTGCACAGTTTGAAATTCATCAATAGAACCAGAGTATAATTTTATCTCACTCCCCAAAGTTACACCTTCAGATTCAGGAACTACTTCCAGTTTAGGCTCTTCTGTGCATCCTTCAGCTGAAGCTTCTGAGGAACACAACTCTCCAGAAGACTCCAAGTTGCTTAGGTGTTTTTCAGTTGCTCCATTAGCCAACTCCACACCATCCCCTTTTTGTGCCTCATCAGCTTTTGCAGAGGCTTCACATTGTTTGGGTACAACTACACCTGCTCCATCCAATTGGACGAGCTCAACATCTGCGTGCGCAGACTCGAATTCAATTTCTGGTGTTGGTTGGTCTTTTTCCACAGCAGGCAGCTCATCTCCCACCTTCTGCACAAGTTCAACCACTTCAGACTCTTGTTGGAGACTTACGTTCTCATTTGTATCTACGGCCTCTTCAGTTGCTATGCTCTGAGGCTTGTCAGTAACACAACTTAGTGTTTCATGATCTTTGGCTTCTGACTCAACCACCTCAGTTGCTGAAAACTCTATGGTAACGGTTTTTCCAATTGGTCCGTCTGGCAAAACTTCAAATTTCTCTTTGGATAGCATGGCCATGGTATCCTCTTTAGTCAGATATTGGTCCACTTCCCTTCCTACCTGTGTTATCGCAATTATACCAGTTTCACTTTGAAGCTCAACATGGGTTTCCTTGACAGCACCCTCAAGATGTGCAACTTCAAATTTATCACCTATTTCTGTGTCGATGTTCTTCACAACCTCAATTACTGTTCTCTCAGTTATGGAGGTCTGAATTGTTTCTTTGGATAGTTCTACAATATTTGACTGTTGCTGTACAACTTCCTTCGGTGAAGTCAGCATTTCAACTATTTGTTCCTTTGTTCCCTGCTCCCTGACTCTTGAAACAACAGACATCATCtcttcacacacagacccactcaTTTCAGTTCCCACATCCACTGCAATAGATAACACAGGCTCATGAGCATCGACAACCTTCTGCATAGTCTTGATTTGGTCCTGTACTATTTTATCATTTGTTACCATATGTACAATCTCTTCCTGTTTTGTAATTGCCCCTTCACCGCGTGCCATCTCCGTCACCATGGCAACCGGACCGGCACCACCCATCTCTTCACTGCATACTGTCTCCGTTACCTTGGCAACCGGACCGGCACCGTCCAGCTCTTCACTGCATACTGTCTCCATCACCATGGCAACTGGACCGGCACTGTCCGTCTCTTCGCTACGTACTGTCTCCGTCACCATGGCAACTGGACTGGCACCAACTGTGTCTTCACTACATACTGTCTCCGTCACTGTGGCAACCAGAGTGGCACCGTCCGTGTCTTCACCACGTACCATCTCTGTCACCGTGGCAACCAGACTGGCACCATCTGTCTCTTCACTGCATACTGTCTCGATCACCATGGCAACCGGACTGGCACCGTCCATCTCTTCACTACATACTGTCTCCGTCACCGTGGCAACCGGAGTGGCACCGTCAGTGTCTTCACCGCGTACCATCTCTGTCACCGTGGCAACCGGACTGGCACCGTCCATCTCTTCACTACATACTGTCTCCATCACCATGGCAACCGGACTGGCACCGTCAGTGTCTTCACCGCGTACCATCTCTGTCACCGTGGCAACCGGACTGGCACCGTCCGTCTCTTCGCTACATACTGTCTCCGTCGCCATGGCCACCGGACCGACACCAACTGTCTCTTCACCGCGTACTGTCTCCATCACCACGGCAACTGGAGGGGCACTATCCGTCTCTTCACCCCGTACTGTTTCCGTCACCGTGACAACCGGACTAGCATCAGTCTGTTCAGTACACACTACCGCTGTCATCATTTCTGGACTGATTTTGTCAGTAGTCTGTTCACCAGGTAGAACCTCTGTTACTTCTACTACAGGAGTGGTCTGCTTAGTCTCTTCACCAAGTTCAGCCTCAGTCACTTCCACATTGGAGGTATCTTTAACAGTTTCTTCACTCGATACAACTTGCATCAATGTTATTACCGGAGTGACTTCAATGGTCTCCTCACTGAGACCAACTTGAGAAACACTCACATCTGGGCCCACTTGCACCATCTCCTCGCTGCACAACTCTGTCACTATTACGACTGGAGTAACtccaatgctttcttcacaaacTCCAGCCGCAGTTGCATTCATTTCCACATTTGCTGGAATGATTTTCATGCTCTGTTCAGAAACTGGCTCAACCTTATCCTCCTTCGTACTGGCTAGAGTCTCTCTGCATTCAATCACACGCTCTTCTGTTCCCACCTCCTCAACAATCTCATGAATGTTTCCAATAGTCTCTTCAGATACAGCCTCAACATTTCCCACAGCCATCTGACGAGCAACTTCTGCAATTGCTGTTTgctccaatgtggcctcctcagCAGATTCTGTTGGAATTCCAACTGTGACGTCTCTACATTCAGCAAGTTGCTTGACTTCTAGCCTCCCAGGAACTTCTGCAGTAACAGCTTTGATAGGCTCTTCATCTCCTGTCAGAACCTTTTCCCTGCAACTTGTCTCAGCAGCTTTGGACTTTTCAAGTGGAGCTTCTGTCTTCAGAACATCCTCTGCTTGACTGACTTCCAAGGTCTCAAGTCCAGTCTCAGTTTGGTCCATTACCAGCTTCACTCTGGGTTCAGATATTCCCGTTTCAACCTCGCAGGCAGTTTCTGCATGAGTTTGGTCCACCAAACTCAAGGGTTCTCCAATCTTTTCCGCTAGCAGAGTGTCAAACTTGCTTACATGTGCGGCATCACCCTCCACGCCCTGTAGAACCccaacagcagcagcatcatCTGGTGGAGGAATCATTTCAGACTCAATGCTTTGAGCAGCAGAAACCTCTAGCATTTCACATTTTGTCTGCTCGACCCTCTCAAGCTGCGGACTTTCGCTATCTGCCACCCGGATAGTGCCTTCAGAGGCAGAAGGAGCGTCAGATTTTCCAGTTTCTCCTTTCCCGGCAGGCTCTGACATCTCAGTTTCACGCAAGGTCCCGACCGCCTCCTCTCGTACTTTTTCCGTGGAATCCTGGTCGCTGCCTGGAATCTCTGGGGCAGCCGCAACTTTGCGGGGGGGAGCAAGTGGCCTGGCTGACAGCTTCACCTTTTCAGCAGCCTCCTGCAGCACCTCGTGGGTTTGCCTGGTTACTGGGACCTCATCATCTGGCACAGGGGTGCTTTCTGCCGTCGTCACCGGAGTCTCCGTCAGCTGCGAGACGGCTGACACCATCTCGGCAGTCTCCTCGGTGAGGGACTCCTCAGCCGGGTACTCCAGTGCCACGGCAACCTCGGAGCTCACCTGGGCCTCTTTGGCAATCTCATTGGGACAGACTGTTCTGGCTTGATCTGCCAATGAAGCAGCATCACCATGCTCCGGTTGTCCCATTGCTTCCATGATTTCTTCAACTATTTTACCTTCGTCTTCAACCGTCTTCTCAATGATGTCTGAGACTGCAGTTGATATCCACGATGGCGATCTCTCATCAATGCTGCTTCTGATGCTCTCTAAAGCTCCCCGGTCCATGGTAATGGCTTGTCCGGCGCTCAGTTCCCCGCCTTCAGCTGGAGCTCCCGACTTGGTTAGAAGTTCATCCTTGTGGACAGCATTCATGCCTACTGTTAGCTGCTGCTCCTCAGCTGCTCTCTCCTCTTCAACAGCGTCATATTCAGAAAGGGGAACCACTACTGGTGTATCAGACTCATCATCACTCCTGCTCACTCCCACCTCTGCCTGCTTGGTGTCTTTTCCAAGGTCCTCTGCCGGAAGCTGGTCAGCCTTGGCATCGGACCTCTTCTTCCTTCGGCCTGGAATCAGCTTTTTCAGAGAAGCCCATGACTCCTCCTTGGCCTGTTGCTCAGTCTCAGGGACAGCAGCTTCGGTGGCGACGACGGCAACAGATTCGTCTGCACGGTCTTCGAGCTTGGATTTGGACTTGCGCCTCGAGGTCACCAACCTCTTAAAGGATTCCCACGTGGAGATGGCGCCATCAGACACGTCCCCCTCCACTGGGCTGCTCACAGCACCTTCCGGAGATGTCCCACCTTGCTCCTGATCTGTATCCTGCGGAACGCTGGCTCTCAATTCCTCAGCACTATCCGGCACTTGGGCGACCGCCTCAGGTGACCTTTGGAGCTCCTCGTCCAGCTGTGGGACCTCTGAGTCGGACAACTTCCTTGCTCTCTTTTTGGAGGAACCAACACAGATCAGAGCCTCCCAGGATACAGGGACATCCGCTTTCTTTTTGGGATCCTCAGTGCTGCGCTCCAAACTCAGGTCCTCAGCATTTAGTTTCGCTTCTTCTTGAAGCTCGGCTGGGGCGGCACTGGCACTCTCGTTGGAAGAGGCAGCCACACTCTTCACTTTGTCAGTCTGCTCGTCCTCTCGGTCATTCTCGGACGGTACTTTGGGGCGCTTCTTCGACGTCACTAACTTTTTAAATGAAGCCCACGCAGTGAtgctctctttcttcctctccccGTCGGCAGCTCCGTTCATTCCCTCCGCCTCAGGATTGGTGGCTTCTGCAGTCTCCGCAGGGACTGTCCCATTCACTTCTTCAGGGGAAGTTAAAGGAGGAGTGTCCGCCTTCTGGCCATCTGGACTGCCCTCCGATTCAGTGGAGGACTGAAGTCGTGCCTCCTCCTCTTCATCTCCCGGTTTGGACTCCCCCTTGGCGGCTTTTGGTTTCTTCCCAGACAGCTTTttgatgctgctgctggtgaAGAGTTTCTTCAGGGGGCTGCCCTGCAGCTTGGCCTTTTCCTGGGAAGACAGGAGCTCCGCCTCACCCACTATAGGCTCCGGGGCCTTGACTTGTGTTCGATCTGGGCCTAAGTCAGTCTGTCCTGCTTGAAGCTCTGCTGAGACTTCGACAGGGGCAAATTCTGGCTTCACCGGTCTCTCAGCTGAAGGGCTCTGCAAGGTTAGCTGGGCCGCCTGACCCATATCCAAGGCTGGGGCAGCCATCTTCATTTCAGGGCAAGGCTGTCTGTCATCTACTGCAGACACGCTGCCTTTCCCCATCAGCCTTTCTTCTGCCTCCCTGACTTTGGCTAGTTCCACAGAGAGGTCTTCAAAGTCatcgtctctctctctttcttccaccAGGAAGGCACCCAAGATTTCAGCATCTTTTTGCAACGCAGAAGGCTCCTTTGAAGGTCCATGATCGCCTTCCCCACCATTAACGTCTCCAGCGGCAACAACTTGCTCCCCGTTCACTTCGGGCTTCTCCCCAACAACCAGGGGCTCATCTTTAGCCTTCTTGAAGCTTGGCTTCCTTCGCAACACTGAGAAAAAGCCTTGTCTAAAAAATCTCTTCAGTGGAGAATCCATTGCAGGACTCTCGACTGGACTGTCAGCAGA includes the following:
- the LOC125454736 gene encoding A-kinase anchor protein 12-like isoform X2 — encoded protein: MPGAVTATAVIASKVEPPSITREEDPVEMDLEQKETLPAKTKDEEPRDSQEDASPPVEIGEEAQAGEVGFKKVFKFVGCKFTVKKENPVKLEPVQLLTVKKDEDGEADGESKQEMGGLKNGDLSPAAHEAEGSPPEVLTPGETEESTDQVEPKRTAPEESVESADSPVESPAMDSPLKRFFRQGFFSVLRRKPSFKKAKDEPLVVGEKPEVNGEQVVAAGDVNGGEGDHGPSKEPSALQKDAEILGAFLVEERERDDDFEDLSVELAKVREAEERLMGKGSVSAVDDRQPCPEMKMAAPALDMGQAAQLTLQSPSAERPVKPEFAPVEVSAELQAGQTDLGPDRTQVKAPEPIVGEAELLSSQEKAKLQGSPLKKLFTSSSIKKLSGKKPKAAKGESKPGDEEEEARLQSSTESEGSPDGQKADTPPLTSPEEVNGTVPAETAEATNPEAEGMNGAADGERKKESITAWASFKKLVTSKKRPKVPSENDREDEQTDKVKSVAASSNESASAAPAELQEEAKLNAEDLSLERSTEDPKKKADVPVSWEALICVGSSKKRARKLSDSEVPQLDEELQRSPEAVAQVPDSAEELRASVPQDTDQEQGGTSPEGAVSSPVEGDVSDGAISTWESFKRLVTSRRKSKSKLEDRADESVAVVATEAAVPETEQQAKEESWASLKKLIPGRRKKRSDAKADQLPAEDLGKDTKQAEVGVSRSDDESDTPVVVPLSEYDAVEEERAAEEQQLTVGMNAVHKDELLTKSGAPAEGGELSAGQAITMDRGALESIRSSIDERSPSWISTAVSDIIEKTVEDEGKIVEEIMEAMGQPEHGDAASLADQARTVCPNEIAKEAQVSSEVAVALEYPAEESLTEETAEMVSAVSQLTETPVTTAESTPVPDDEVPVTRQTHEVLQEAAEKVKLSARPLAPPRKVAAAPEIPGSDQDSTEKVREEAVGTLRETEMSEPAGKGETGKSDAPSASEGTIRVADSESPQLERVEQTKCEMLEVSAAQSIESEMIPPPDDAAAVGVLQGVEGDAAHVSKFDTLLAEKIGEPLSLVDQTHAETACEVETGISEPRVKLVMDQTETGLETLEVSQAEDVLKTEAPLEKSKAAETSCREKVLTGDEEPIKAVTAEVPGRLEVKQLAECRDVTVGIPTESAEEATLEQTAIAEVARQMAVGNVEAVSEETIGNIHEIVEEVGTEERVIECRETLASTKEDKVEPVSEQSMKIIPANVEMNATAAGVCEESIGVTPVVIVTELCSEEMVQVGPDVSVSQVGLSEETIEVTPVITLMQVVSSEETVKDTSNVEVTEAELGEETKQTTPVVEVTEVLPGEQTTDKISPEMMTAVVCTEQTDASPVVTVTETVRGEETDSAPPVAVVMETVRGEETVGVGPVAMATETVCSEETDGASPVATVTEMVRGEDTDGASPVAMVMETVCSEEMDGASPVATVTEMVRGEDTDGATPVATVTETVCSEEMDGASPVAMVIETVCSEETDGASLVATVTEMVRGEDTDGATLVATVTETVCSEDTVGASPVAMVTETVRSEETDSAGPVAMVMETVCSEELDGAGPVAKVTETVCSEEMGGAGPVAMVTEMARGEGAITKQEEIVHMVTNDKIVQDQIKTMQKVVDAHEPVLSIAVDVGTEMSGSVCEEMMSVVSRVREQGTKEQIVEMLTSPKEVVQQQSNIVELSKETIQTSITERTVIEVVKNIDTEIGDKFEVAHLEGAVKETHVELQSETGIIAITQVGREVDQYLTKEDTMAMLSKEKFEVLPDGPIGKTVTIEFSATEVVESEAKDHETLSCVTDKPQSIATEEAVDTNENVSLQQESEVVELVQKVGDELPAVEKDQPTPEIEFESAHADVELVQLDGAGVVVPKQCEASAKADEAQKGDGVELANGATEKHLSNLESSGELCSSEASAEGCTEEPKLEVVPESEGVTLGSEIKLYSGSIDEFQTVQNETVTLTTEPYVAESSESREVAFPVTAAAVEEQVIAETVGSVVTQLPELRAVDQLIPAAEPDVILHGPVVETAAAIVEVAIDAAAGTLADSAVESEVDSTVDGQKQLFSSTEQLIADLVNHRTEGEEQKLASLEMETDVEVSQTRTMEQSSTMITEDPMKGVMKSTEITEGQVDPVSSEQDKDSKKMYKDVEEKMPEVQMISTEEKDDEIDDSVQTQDSKGTEALEQKVVVVHTTELVSEKTIEGDQKPLETEDMASVEMERETNESVLVSDGSKVTEVECCESLKTPEGRPPSLELTEEKGQSVKASQQVKEQTSKAADEKSESDVMESIGHKNDKESDKNQTIEAVEKQESQEMQSGHQMDQSSTLERVKAAAEQTTS
- the LOC125454736 gene encoding A-kinase anchor protein 12-like isoform X3, with product MDLEQKETLPAKTKDEEPRDSQEDASPPVEIGEEAQAGEVGFKKVFKFVGCKFTVKKENPVKLEPVQLLTVKKDEDGEADGESKQEMGGLKNGDLSPAAHEAEGSPPEVLTPGETEESTDQVEPKRTAPEESVESADSPVESPAMDSPLKRFFRQGFFSVLRRKPSFKKAKDEPLVVGEKPEVNGEQVVAAGDVNGGEGDHGPSKEPSALQKDAEILGAFLVEERERDDDFEDLSVELAKVREAEERLMGKGSVSAVDDRQPCPEMKMAAPALDMGQAAQLTLQSPSAERPVKPEFAPVEVSAELQAGQTDLGPDRTQVKAPEPIVGEAELLSSQEKAKLQGSPLKKLFTSSSIKKLSGKKPKAAKGESKPGDEEEEARLQSSTESEGSPDGQKADTPPLTSPEEVNGTVPAETAEATNPEAEGMNGAADGERKKESITAWASFKKLVTSKKRPKVPSENDREDEQTDKVKSVAASSNESASAAPAELQEEAKLNAEDLSLERSTEDPKKKADVPVSWEALICVGSSKKRARKLSDSEVPQLDEELQRSPEAVAQVPDSAEELRASVPQDTDQEQGGTSPEGAVSSPVEGDVSDGAISTWESFKRLVTSRRKSKSKLEDRADESVAVVATEAAVPETEQQAKEESWASLKKLIPGRRKKRSDAKADQLPAEDLGKDTKQAEVGVSRSDDESDTPVVVPLSEYDAVEEERAAEEQQLTVGMNAVHKDELLTKSGAPAEGGELSAGQAITMDRGALESIRSSIDERSPSWISTAVSDIIEKTVEDEGKIVEEIMEAMGQPEHGDAASLADQARTVCPNEIAKEAQVSSEVAVALEYPAEESLTEETAEMVSAVSQLTETPVTTAESTPVPDDEVPVTRQTHEVLQEAAEKVKLSARPLAPPRKVAAAPEIPGSDQDSTEKVREEAVGTLRETEMSEPAGKGETGKSDAPSASEGTIRVADSESPQLERVEQTKCEMLEVSAAQSIESEMIPPPDDAAAVGVLQGVEGDAAHVSKFDTLLAEKIGEPLSLVDQTHAETACEVETGISEPRVKLVMDQTETGLETLEVSQAEDVLKTEAPLEKSKAAETSCREKVLTGDEEPIKAVTAEVPGRLEVKQLAECRDVTVGIPTESAEEATLEQTAIAEVARQMAVGNVEAVSEETIGNIHEIVEEVGTEERVIECRETLASTKEDKVEPVSEQSMKIIPANVEMNATAAGVCEESIGVTPVVIVTELCSEEMVQVGPDVSVSQVGLSEETIEVTPVITLMQVVSSEETVKDTSNVEVTEAELGEETKQTTPVVEVTEVLPGEQTTDKISPEMMTAVVCTEQTDASPVVTVTETVRGEETDSAPPVAVVMETVRGEETVGVGPVAMATETVCSEETDGASPVATVTEMVRGEDTDGASPVAMVMETVCSEEMDGASPVATVTEMVRGEDTDGATPVATVTETVCSEEMDGASPVAMVIETVCSEETDGASLVATVTEMVRGEDTDGATLVATVTETVCSEDTVGASPVAMVTETVRSEETDSAGPVAMVMETVCSEELDGAGPVAKVTETVCSEEMGGAGPVAMVTEMARGEGAITKQEEIVHMVTNDKIVQDQIKTMQKVVDAHEPVLSIAVDVGTEMSGSVCEEMMSVVSRVREQGTKEQIVEMLTSPKEVVQQQSNIVELSKETIQTSITERTVIEVVKNIDTEIGDKFEVAHLEGAVKETHVELQSETGIIAITQVGREVDQYLTKEDTMAMLSKEKFEVLPDGPIGKTVTIEFSATEVVESEAKDHETLSCVTDKPQSIATEEAVDTNENVSLQQESEVVELVQKVGDELPAVEKDQPTPEIEFESAHADVELVQLDGAGVVVPKQCEASAKADEAQKGDGVELANGATEKHLSNLESSGELCSSEASAEGCTEEPKLEVVPESEGVTLGSEIKLYSGSIDEFQTVQNETVTLTTEPYVAESSESREVAFPVTAAAVEEQVIAETVGSVVTQLPELRAVDQLIPAAEPDVILHGPVVETAAAIVEVAIDAAAGTLADSAVESEVDSTVDGQKQLFSSTEQLIADLVNHRTEGEEQKLASLEMETDVEVSQTRTMEQSSTMITEDPMKGVMKSTEITEGQVDPVSSEQDKDSKKMYKDVEEKMPEVQMISTEEKDDEIDDSVQTQDSKGTEALEQKVVVVHTTELVSEKTIEGDQKPLETEDMASVEMERETNESVLVSDGSKVTEVECCESLKTPEGRPPSLELTEEKGQSVKASQQVKEQTSKAADEKSESDVMESIGHKNDKESDKNQTIEAVEKQESQEMQSGHQMDQSSTLERVKAAAEQTTS